AACATATCCAAAAAACGCTGAATAGTAAGCCcaaaattacaatttaaatCGTTGTTTTTGACATTTATCATTAACAGAAGTCGTTTTCTTCCGTGAAGACTGATGAATAATCGTCTTGTAAAAGGTTTTGGTCCGAGAGCTCTTAGAGTTAAAACAATGACGATGCTGTCCTCATACTTAAAAGGTAcattttttgtaacttttgccatagtttactttaattttgttgtgtttgtaaaacgtaatttcaacattttttctttaaaacatgaaatttcctAGGCGTACGGAAATACCTAGTATTCAGTTTGTCTACACAGTAGGTACATGTTTAATGTATTGCGTTATTGTTGAGGCATGAACATATTAGCCCGGACTAGAATtgatttgtcaataataacttTGCATAAAGTGTGCAATGAGGTTTTTTGCTtcttatatcaaatattttaggGAAGGGACTCGGAAATTTACAATAATTCACTGTGAAGATAGCAGCCtgcaatttacatatttggcaTAAGACTACTAATTATCCATAATTCTCTTTGATTTACAGCCTTGAAAATGTCCAATCCGAGATGTTGTCATGTAgaacaaaaaatataatgaaatattgtaacagtTAATCTACTGGGCAGGATCCCCTTAAGGATTTAAAAGATGaggaatgcaatgcaatgataGGAATTGTCGGAACAGTTCTAAGCTGTACAATTTGTGAATCTTACACGATTTGATATATTCTTCTTAATGTGAAATACATAATTCTTTACATCTTGTTCATATGACCTTGTGTCATTGTTTTTCAGCGACGTACGTTTTCGAAAAAGCAATGTTGTTTATGTTTTATAgacgatttgtatttttgtcatcCCTACCGATGTCCAACATGTCATTCTGTTAGAGTGTACCAGATTCTGTTTTAACATATTACATCGATTATAGCAGCTGTCGAGTAGCCAACGCACATACACATACCATACGCTAGCCACCTTAACCTGTTATTTGCAAGGATCGACATTCATTGACTGAAGCATGCTCGGTTTTTCTTCTTGTACCATTGCATTGGGTCGCATGTGGAATGATTTCGAACCATGTTATCAATTTGCGCTAAAATTCAGCAACTATGGCGCACAAACCACGAGATAGAGAGCTTTGGTGTTGAAGCGAAAACGGTACGACTTCAATCACATCGTTGAATTTACAGGAACAATTGCCGAAActttatttatgtatgtttgatGTAGCTTTGGTTATGCTGTCTTTTTTATTTGGGTAGCCTATTTACAAATGTTAATCTGTGTAAAAGACCGTTATCTGATAATTGACGCGCGGGTGATATTACTGAAAAATATGTATGCATTTGGGCTAAGTAAATGGAATCTATagaattgtcattttttcttaTTCATATTTGTCATAACAAGGGAGTATAAGTCTGAACGTGCTGTAAATAAATTCGATGAAAAGGCATGCAGATATCAGATAGACGTATGCGATTGTGTAACAACAGACTTGAGAAATTCTTCTCTTCAAAATTCTCTTCTGGGAAAGACTGCAAATCTCAAACCAAGCACAACCCCTGTCAAGTGACAATAGTGTAGGTCTTTGCATATTGTCCTCTGAATGGAAAATATATGTTCTAATGAGAGCCCTTTGAACTATAATATGGCAAGGCGAGTATGGATGACCACATGACAGACCATACGATATGAGCTTTACTTTGGAAATAGAGCCTATGTACACAAAATATTTAGGAATATATCTAGCTTACAGGTTGTCCTATATACTAAACCCACATTCAAAAATTCCCTGTATCGAAACTTACTCAAAATGCCCTTCATCTTCACCTGACATAGTTGTTAGATAACATTGATTCAAGATTTAGACAACAGCAAAATATACTCAAATTTCCAGTTTGAACAATAGTAAATAAATAACTGCTCGATAACATAATCCGTAAGGTTCTAAAAGATGCAACAGAAACCATACGTAACTGACCTCATGAACAAGGCTGATTCATTTTACACCTCCTCTATTCTACAAACTTATCATGTTATTAAGCCTAGTAACATAACTTCTAAGACCGAAATATAGTTGCACTCCCGTTTGTCATTAACTATCAGATGTACAGTCTGAACAGTTTGCCATTGTTGGATCAAGCGATTGATTGTGCTCTACTCCAAGAAGTTTCGGGTCAAATATTCAACCACACTTTACAAATTTATTGAGACAACGTGCACAAATATTCCCTGAATGAATGCTGCCTTAATCTGTGGTTGTTATACTCATAATTACATTTCATTAAAGGCAGCAAATGCATAGCTTTCCCACATTATGCACCACGTTCTCAAACTTAGCCATGAACTGAGATGACTTCGATGCTGCATTATGAGTGTGtatattgcaaaaaatatttttcaacatttcttttTACAAAGTGACGCTACTACAGTGTGTAGTATTCGTCGATTTTGTTGCCCACTAGAGTAAGCTGTAATTCTGACAATGACCAagatgtgtttttaattttttgtgataAAGGTTTTTGCGGCTTTCAAGTGAAGGAGATAGAGAAGGGGGCTCTAATTCTTCAAACTCTACCGTCACAGACACTTTTGCCTAGTGGTGCAATAAGTGGTAAACCACTACCAATGTATTCGTGTTATTGTTGGTGATAAGACAGTTCCAGTAGTTTGCGGTGGGATCTGAGCATACATATTGGCCAATGACATGTGCACACATGTCACATACTTAAGTATAGAATTAACCTTACTCTGTGAAAAGGCTTATTTTGGTGGAAATGTATAAAATAGACTGTATCTAATTGGTTAAAGATGCGTCGCTTCAGACAGAGTGAGAACAATACGTAAACACAAGATACCAGAAAGAATCCAAAAAGATAGCGACCTGGCTTCAGTGTCAAATGATTAACGTGCATCTATATTGTGAACTCGTCCTAAACTTAAAATGATAGCAATAAATTTACTTGTAAAACTTGTTTAGTCTGCGTACATATGATACTCAAGACGTTAAATCAAGATCTTCTGGCTTAAAAATATCTTTGTCTTgcaggaaataaaaaaaaaagataaaaacagcAGAAAAGGCAGATCTGGTTACTTTAAATCGATAAGGGCAGAGGGGAGAAACGGGTAATTCTCTTCTTTGGTCATAAAGAGTAAATGCAACTAGTGCAAATGATGGTCTGGTGGGTTTTAGTGTCAAAGTGTGTCACCAAAACGATGTCAAAATACCATTAGCTGCATGGTTCCATTTATATCACCGACTCTACACATTAAAGCAAGTTTTTCTGTAAAAAAGTAGTGCATTACCTGACTTCTGCGCTGGTCAAAATGCTGCACCAATACCAAACAATGTTGTCTTGTCGCATGAAAAACTTATAGTTTCAGCTTACGTTATGTGGTGTTTGGTGCAAGGTAGAGttaacattgatattttcaccCAGTTCCTGGCTAGATAAAACCTAATCGTGCGACGTCACAGTTTCACGACCATATTATTATCACGTACATCAATCATTATAACAGTTGATGAGAAGTACATTTTTATGCTTAGTTGTAAAAGTGTTTTGTCGTTTTAATCACATTTGCTGTATTTTTCACAAATGCTATTAATATAATCACAGTATAGTTCGACAAAATGGACTCCTGAACGTCATCAAGGCAATGGAATGATACTGTCCTTGGTTTCGTCGATCCAAATTACCCGGATTTTCCACCGGGAATTACACTTCCGGTTATGCGCTTCAGAAATCATATGCAATCGAGAAAGTTTTTCTCGAGGATCCATGCCACTATAAAGTAAGGAAGTATATGATAAAACAAAGATTTTCTGACAGTATTTTATTGCATGCAACAAGAGGTACAATGCAGAACGAAAATCTCTGCAAACGTCACATCTGTGGGCGTCCCTTAAAATGTTTGTGGCAATTTGAGAAGAGGTAGGATGTATGATCGAGGAAATCGCTGCAGGTCATGTAAGTTACACTGTAGTATGGACATACACTTAATGTTTACAATAGTCACTTCAGCATAGTAAAtaaaatgcatgcatgcattgtcCTTGTTGTCAGACACACGTACGACTTCCCTCTACACAGAATACGTCGTAAACTTTGGTTTCGTCTGGTTTGGTCAGATTCAGTCCAGTATAAACAATGAAACAAAGACAGAAACAAACATATTATACCAGAGGTTTTTAATCAAAATCAGGTCAAACAACAATCCTCCGTGGCAAAATacaatttgaatgcaaagaaaatTGCTTCATATACAAGGACggttaatttttcatattaatGTACAATTTACAGAATGTTCAATGACCCAAGATCACTTTTAGGTTTCCGTTTTCACTACTGCGTTCTCATCctaagttttcaaatttaaatcaGGTGGCGATACAGACAAATACACTAACATCATTCATGGTACAGGAGCAAAGTCAGTCTAGTATCATTCTACTAGGGAAATAATTGGCCAAATAGCGGAAAATTGGCCAGGGTCTGTCCGATCCGTATACCGGTTGGAGCAATACAAATTGCCAAAGTGATTTTCAAGCCCAGCTCAGTACTCAACGTTTTATACCACCCAAAATCACCGGGTAACAGTGACTATGATCAATGCCTGCGAAAGCCAAATATTCGGATTGAAACCACACTACAGGAAAACAATTAAGTAGCATTACTAAACGAAGACTGATGACATAGAAATAAGGTGAATGTGTCTGTGTTGCAATCGAAAATAACTCCCTAAATTCGGAGTTTCACACTTGCACTGAGCAAGAAAAATAGGAATTAACTTACATTGAAAAACAAGTATGAAAATTCTTCAAACTTCTTAACAACCTAGAGTAGTATTTGAGTTTTAGATGATTTAtctatctgtattttgttacGGATTCTACTCGGAAAAATACTGACAAAATGCCATTTTGGTACGGTGGAAAAAATGGTGTCAAAGAGACGCTTCGCTCCTATGCTAAGAGGTAAAATTGGACGGCGAAAGTACAAcaaataacataacataacatatgtcaattttgttcatgttaatgatatcacattttgatatatatatataaatacagatGACTTTTTTAGCACAGCATTTACTTTTCTCGGCCGACATTTTTTAACCTAAATACACCCTGAACATACCTAGTAAGTTGCCACCCACATTTATGCGCAGTCGTAGTTTATAGAACTTTGACAATGCGCATGTGTCGTAACTAGGTTGACGATAGCAGATAACACACATGTCTGATAGTTGGCAAAACCAATCATTAAAAACTGCACAGTGCTTCATTCACAATGAATCTCAATGGTAGAATATCACCCTGCTGTATTTTTCCGGAAATGCCTTTAATAtttcagacagatagacataatACTTGAGGgaaggcatatatatatatatatatatatatatatatatatatatatatatatatatatatatatatatgcaaattttcaatgaTACATGAGGTAGAAGGAAAAGCAATGCGATGTCAGGGGTATATAACAAAgacaatacagacaaaaatatatattcatgaatttattacatctactttgtattttgaagacatttcatGAAAATCGTCAAATTTATCATATGCAGGtataacaaaattttaaagccATAAGGTGCAGCTGATCATGGCACCTAATGATATGGTATCATAGGATATAAGTAAAGGATGCAAGAcactgtgaatttcaaatattgtaaaacaacCCTGTTACGTGGTTTATAGCTGTACATAGTATTAAATGCAGCTAGTGAGAAAGCCATGGTACATGTGACAGTGAATCCCACTTAAGAGTTCGATACAACCCCTGAACGCATTTCATTATTGCTCCAGGACAAGTATTGGACCCTTATGAACCATGAGTTCTCTGCAAACAACTGTGTTTGTAATCCCATTTCGTATATATTTCCTGAAAGCCGAGACATTAATAAATGTGgtgatttgtattttaagatCATTGTTTATATGTTGATCACCTCACAATAAATTTGACTAACCTCTGAAGAGTCGGTATTTACCTGCCGCTGTACAAGCAATGCATCTGTGTCATTGACAACATACTGAACTCGAAAAAGCTATGTAGGATTTTTCATTTCCAGATAACTATTTCTAGTCAAAGACTCTTAAAATGTATTAGAGTAGGAATTAAACATGTACGCATATTTTGTAATGTAAATACAATAGCTTTTGATCATGCAAGTTTCGACAAGGATAACTGCGGCTTTCGTACAATGGAAGGTAAAAACTGATTATTAGAGGTTATTCAAATTTGCTGTCACGTAAGATATTATGCACTGTAAAGACATTACAAGCTCAGTTCTTTACAGAGAATCCATTGGTTTAAAGGGTCCAATAGTTGTCCTGGAATCTCCACTCCTTTCACGTATATTAAGAACAATAAATTCGTCTTTCTTCACATTTATAGAAAGCACTTTCCCACTTAGATAGTACGATAAGTAGTATCTTGATTTAACGATTTTATGAGGAAGGGGtcaattttctaatttcaataGAATATCTTCTACAGGGACTTTTACGAATGTACAAGGGCGCGAAGTCTAAGTATACGCAGTGTAATCTTTTAATACATGTGCCAAGAATATGATTATCTGGATAAGTTCGTCGTTACTGTTGTTGTCAAGCTGTTGTTGTCAAGCTGTTGTTTTCGCAACAACACGCTTCTTTGAGTAGAGTAAGGTAAGAGCGATTACATGATGTTCGCACTACAGTATATCCGGACAAATTTACAACTTCAGAACTACTGTTTATGACAATAGCTATCATGCTAATATGTAGTTTATTTGCACGAGATTATGACCagcacataatatatatatatatatatatatatataatatatatatatatatatatatatatatatatatatatatatatatatatatatatatcgattgcgtacatgaagtgaatttgttaACTCCGAGTGGTATACAAGTCGCTGACGGTATAGTGTAATTCTTGAATAGAACGTAAAAGTATGAATTATTCCCAAGCTTAGAACTTGTGCGAGTTCCAACAGTGCTATATCGTGAATATAGTTATTTTCAGTCTCGACCAATCGGATTGttgcatttgcgccatcaatatagcggtatgatataatatataaaatatcaaGCAAAAATGTAACCTGTAGTTCAAATATACCACATTTGTACCTCTGGTAAACACCTTGATTTAATCAATTAGTAATTTCTTAGTTTTGAAAGTAGATGGTATTTCATCGAGTAGTTTTCAGTTTGTGAAGCAGGTGGTGTTCCATTGTCTACTGCCAGTTTTGGAAGTAGATTGCATTTCACCACTATTGTGCAAAGACTTTAATGCAGTCCCTGTCATGATCAACCACTGCCACTCTACAGGGAACATCATTGGTGAGGGTAATGCCATGTGGTCTACAGAGTCCGTCTTCATCCATGTCGATACGAGATACGAATATACCACTGCTGGTGAATTTCTGAACACGTTTGTTTGTCACCTCAGTAATGTACAGATATCCGTCGCCATCGATGGCAAGACCCAAAGGCCCGCATAGTTGACCCTCGTCTGTACCATGGCTGCCGATCGAACACAAAAACTCACAGTCTGCTGTGATCACCCATACACGACAATTATTAAAATCTGAAACAAATACCACCCCCTGATTACTTACAGCGACATATGCTGGTCCTCTGAACTGGCCACGCTTTGTGCCATACTTTCCAATGGATTTGATGTGCTGACCACCCCGTGTAAATTTCCGGACACAGTGACTGTTTTCCTTCTTTGTCCCTGCTAACTTGCCATCCCAATCCGTTACATATACAGTGCCGTCCAGAGGACTGATTGCAATTCCGTGAGGGTATTTTAGGTCTGCCTGACCAAAGAACCTGCATAATTGACCATTCTCATCACTGACAATCACTCGGCTGTTCCCCACATCTGTCATGAAGTATTCATTATCTGTTGATACTGCTATACAACAGGGTCTGATTGGCTTCTTGAAATGCGAAAATGTAAAGGCTAATTTGAAATTTCCATCTTTGTCAATTATTTGTACTCTGTTGTTGTCCCTGTCACATATGACCAAATCGCTGTGCCGGTTAATGGCTATACCCATCGGACCACTAAATTGACAAGTATCTTCGCCCGTTATACCGATATTCTTTATGAATCCTTTTGTTATCATAATATCAAAGGGTGCCCCTGGTACTAATTCTCCAGCAATTGCCACTGTCACCCAATATATGCCTACCTCTCGGCCATGCACAGTTACTGTAAGTGTACCATCTTCATTGTCGAAAACGCCAAGGTCTTCCCATGATCCCTCTCGTTTTGCTAACTTTGCAGTGACTTCTTCATAAGGTATGACCAATTTTCCCATGCTGTCCCTAGTCTTGATGATCACGTCAACTGAGCCACCGGTGAAAAGTTGTTTAGAAATATTTTCAACCGAACAGTGCTGTACACTCACTTTTGATTGCAGCATTCCAAGAATGCCTTGCTCTTCGATGTCACTCATGGCCTTGAATTTGACAATGTCTGGTGGTTTCAGCGCTGTTGTTTTTGCCATGGCCAATTTTTCGATGCTGTTCACCATCTCTTCCTTGGAAGACAGAAGCTGTGCGGCACTTCCATGCAATATCACAGTTTCGATGTGGCTACGTACACTGGAAATTTGACCATATTTGAAGTTCAGTTCATCAATTTGCATCTCTGCTCTTTCAACTTTTGTCCCGTAAACTGTTTTTAACTCCTCGATCAGTCTGTGCTGTTCCTGTGTCATCATCCTGACAATCTCGTCTGCCATCCCTCTTATACTCTGTTCTTCTTCACGGCAATGCTTCCTCAACTGATCTCTGTAGTCGTCTGCTACATATTTACTTACCTCGCATCTCGCTTCCTTCACTCTTAGCTTCGCTAACATTTCCTTTAATTTCATGGTATAGTCGTCAGCTGCGTCTTGCAGCTTTCTATGGGAACAAGTGGGAACACAATGTTCAACGAAAGTGCATTCTAAACAGACGGGAACTTGGCAAGTGTCGCAGTAAAACTTGACCATACTTTTAGGGTGACTGCTGCAGTAAACCGTAGAATCAAGCAGAATGTCAGATAATTTTCCATCGCCGTACTCACTGTGTGCCACAACTTTGTGGTTTCTGGTTGCTGGAACCGTTTTATGTGGCTTAGTGCATGACTGACAAAAATTTAAACTACAATCAACACATCTGTGAGAGGCGGCATTTTCTCCACAACCTTCACAGACTCCGGGTATGTCATCACGACCAGGCATTCCCTGATAAATGATGTCGAGCAGCGAACTAATAAAAAAGCTACTTTTTAGCTCTTCCACTCCGCCATGAGATAATTGACATGGTGTTTTACAAGTTGGACAAACAAGCTCTTTTGCCTTTCCCATGAATGTCGTCAGACACTCCGCACAAAACGTGTGATGGCATGGCAGGATCTTGGGATTCTTGTACTGTTCAAGACAGATTGCACAAGATAGGAAATCTTCACCAATTTTACTCAGAATTTTCTGCGATTGGGCGCTGGTTAGCTTAGCCATGATATTAGTTGAAGATGTGACCACTGCCTAAGGTAATGGAAAAaagaatttgttttgaaatagttATTCACTTTACTGTCGAAGTTatattttcgagaaaaaaaaacataattataATTAAGTATCCTTTTTTCGCTCTAACAGTAACAATGTAAAACGACGAGGAAGCAGAAAGAGAACAGCAGCCAATGCGGACTAGACATTATAAGATATTTCGTTGTTCTGACGTTTGCAGACACTCATATTTTCCACTGTGCGAGATAGCGCAGCGAGTTGTCATTCGctaatttcaaattaattttgtagtAGATAATATTCATTCAAGGTTTCACAGATTATATTGTTTTTTGAAGTTGCTAATGATATTTTGAGGAAAGGTAGAGTGTCAAATAATTCACATCTTGCATTACAAAGATCAGAAGAAACTTTCATGAATGCGGCATCTAAGTTGTAACCATAACATAAcatttttataattcttttttacgtttgctaattatacttttgtttatTCCACCGTAATTGATGAATAATCCTCTTgtgcaattttatttacaaCCTTAAAATCTACAGGAAACAATGGTCGGAACTCTGTCTGTGCAAGTATCATGTCTTTTCTTTTTTATGTTTAAGCTGTTTACAAATAAGCAGCCATCGCGATAGAGTAAAGTCTAAAGATAGCTAAACTTCTTGTTGAAGACCGATTTAATTATGACAGTATTATGCCTATAGATGAAATTGATTTgagaaattttgatgatttcccTTCAAACTTTCCTTCTGAGAAAAATAACTATCAATTCCATAGCGATCAATGCATTGCAAAATGACTGTGGTACACAAGTAGGTATTTTTGCAATTGTCCTTCAATGGAAATTAAATATTCTCATTGGAGTCAACCGAATGTCAATAGTTGAAGTCGAATTCCAATGACCACAGGACACGGGCGCGACAGAAGTGTGgggagacagacacagagacagacagacagacagacagagcatATACAGAAGTCTCTGGCTTAAAACTTACCGGTACTTTGTGGTATAGCTGATTTTAGCGGGAAATATAAAGCTGATTGTCTTTAATTTGTTGTTATGAGTCATACAAACGAAACACAATGGGTACGGTGCGTAAACATAACGGGAAGGAACGAAAAAGATGACAGCCCAACTTCGTTGTCAAGAAATTATGATGTTCTGTATTATTACTCAACCTAATATTGGATGGCGATAATGTCACTTGTAAACACTGTATTGCTTGTATATATTATCCTCCAGACTTGACACTTGGATTCTCCGCCGTAAGCTTTTCTTATCAAATGCACAAAAACAGAACATCTACAATGGAAAGGCGGACTTTGCTAATTGGATCGATTTGCACAGACATGAGAATAAAATCATTCTCTTTTTGGACCTACTTGAGTAAATGCCACCAGTTTGATATAGTGCGAGAAAATGCTGGTTGGGTGAAGTGTCGAAACTTGTCATGGGCATGATTGATGTCAAAACCGACATTGCtcattaaagccgcaattttcaatcccaggttctcacattagtgga
The DNA window shown above is from Ptychodera flava strain L36383 chromosome 5, AS_Pfla_20210202, whole genome shotgun sequence and carries:
- the LOC139132485 gene encoding tripartite motif-containing protein 2-like, giving the protein MAKLTSAQSQKILSKIGEDFLSCAICLEQYKNPKILPCHHTFCAECLTTFMGKAKELVCPTCKTPCQLSHGGVEELKSSFFISSLLDIIYQGMPGRDDIPGVCEGCGENAASHRCVDCSLNFCQSCTKPHKTVPATRNHKVVAHSEYGDGKLSDILLDSTVYCSSHPKSMVKFYCDTCQVPVCLECTFVEHCVPTCSHRKLQDAADDYTMKLKEMLAKLRVKEARCEVSKYVADDYRDQLRKHCREEEQSIRGMADEIVRMMTQEQHRLIEELKTVYGTKVERAEMQIDELNFKYGQISSVRSHIETVILHGSAAQLLSSKEEMVNSIEKLAMAKTTALKPPDIVKFKAMSDIEEQGILGMLQSKVSVQHCSVENISKQLFTGGSVDVIIKTRDSMGKLVIPYEEVTAKLAKREGSWEDLGVFDNEDGTLTVTVHGREVGIYWVTVAIAGELVPGAPFDIMITKGFIKNIGITGEDTCQFSGPMGIAINRHSDLVICDRDNNRVQIIDKDGNFKLAFTFSHFKKPIRPCCIAVSTDNEYFMTDVGNSRVIVSDENGQLCRFFGQADLKYPHGIAISPLDGTVYVTDWDGKLAGTKKENSHCVRKFTRGGQHIKSIGKYGTKRGQFRGPAYVAVSNQGVVFVSDFNNCRVWVITADCEFLCSIGSHGTDEGQLCGPLGLAIDGDGYLYITEVTNKRVQKFTSSGIFVSRIDMDEDGLCRPHGITLTNDVPCRVAVVDHDRDCIKVFAQ